A window of the Henckelia pumila isolate YLH828 chromosome 3, ASM3356847v2, whole genome shotgun sequence genome harbors these coding sequences:
- the LOC140887966 gene encoding BES1/BZR1 homolog protein 4-like, giving the protein MTSGGRMPTWKERDNNKRRERRRRAIAAKIFSGLRMYGNYKLPKHCDNNEVLKALCNEAGWIVLEDGTTYRKGCKPIGSAVVSPCTSNQPSPRTSVNPSPVFSAFASPVSNHCNYNVGNTADPDSLIPWLKNLSSGSRPVPSKFPHHLYLPSGSLSAPVTPPSSSPTARTPRMKDDPTSGSFWSGLHYPFLPYSTTQSPGTQTPPDSGWLSGVQTPQDAHSSPTFSLVSPNPFAFKEPLSNGGSRMWTPGQSGTCSPIVAPGIDRTADVPMSDVISAEFAFGSNNTMGLVKAWEGERIHDECVPDDLELTLGNSGTR; this is encoded by the exons ATGACGTCGGGAGGCCGGATGCCCACGTGGAAGGAGAGAGATAACAACAAGCGCCGGGAGAGGCGCCGCCGTGCGATCGCCGCCAAGATCTTCTCCGGATTGAGGATGTACGGGAATTACAAGCTACCCAAGCACTGCGACAACAACGAGGTCTTGAAAGCACTCTGCAACGAAGCTGGTTGGATTGTCTTAGAAGATGGTACCACGTACAGAAAG GGTTGCAAGCCCATTGGTTCAGCAGTGGTGAGCCCTTGCACGTCAAATCAACCAAGCCCCAGAACCTCTGTTAATCCTAGCCCTGTATTTTCTGCCTTTGCTAGCCCAGTCTCGAACCATTGTAACTACAATGTCGGTAATACGGCCGATCCTGATTCCCTTATCCCATGGCTAAAAAACTTATCATCTGGCTCTCGTCCTGTTCCATCTAAGTTTCCCCATCATCTTTACTTACCCAGTGGTTCGTTAAGTGCACCAGTCACTCCTCCATCAAGCTCACCGACTGCGCGTACTCCTAGAATGAAAGATGATCCGACATCTGGTTCTTTCTGGTCTGGGCTGCACTACCCCTTCCTACCATATTCTACAACACAAAGTCCTGGTACTCAAACTCCACCTGATTCAGGATGGCTTTCTGGTGTCCAAACTCCTCAAGATGCGCATTCATCTCCAACGTTCAGCCTTGTCTCACCTAATCCTTTCGCTTTCAAGGAACCATTGTCTAATGGGGGGTCTCGTATGTGGACTCCTGGACAGAGTGGAACTTGTTCTCCTATTGTTGCACCTGGGATTGACCGGACAGCTGATGTTCCAATGTCTGATGTAATTTCTGCTGAGTTTGCATTTGGGAGCAATAATACCATGGGACTGGTGAAAGCATGGGAAGGAGAAAGAATTCACGATGAATGTGTTCCTGATGATCTTGAACTTACTCTTGGTAATTCTGGTACAAGGTGA